ACGTGGAAATCCTAAAATGGGGCACACCACGCCAGTTTGATTTTGAAATTAAAGACCACACCGATCTCGGTGAGATGATGGGTGGTTTGGAATTTGAAACCGCGACTAAACTCACCGGTTCTCGTTTTAGCGTATTAAAAGGCCCATTGGCGCGTTTACAACGCGCATTGACCCAATTCATGCTGGATACGCATACCTTAAAAAATGGTTACACTGAAGCCTATGTCCCTTATCTGGTAAATGCGGAAACCTTACGTGGTACCGGTCAATTGCCAAAATTTGAAGAAGATCTGTTCAAATTACAGGGTGAAAAAGAATACTACCTGATTCCGACAGCAGAAGTACCAGTCACCAACTTCGTGCGTGATGAAATCATTGATACCGAACGTTTACCACTCAAATATGCAGCGCATACGCCATGTTTCCGTAGTGAAGCGGGTTCTTATGGACGTGATACGCGCGGTTTGATCCGTCAGCACCAGTTTGACAAAGTAGAAATGGTGCAAATCGTCAAGCCAGAAACGTCGATGCAGGCCTTGGAAGAGTTGACTGGGCATGCAGAAGGCATTTTGCAGGCACTGGGTTTGCCATATCGTAAAATCCTGCTGTGTGGCGGTGACATGGGCTTCGGTGCAACTAAAACTTATGACCTTGAAGTTTGGGTGCCAAGCCAGAATACCTATCGTGAAATTTCGTCCTGCTCCAACATGGGTGATTTCCAGGCACGCCGTATGAAAGCGCGTTACCGTGTCGATGCCAAGAAAATTGAACTGGTACATACTTTGAACGGTTCAGGGCTAGC
This portion of the Acinetobacter sp. GSS19 genome encodes:
- the serS gene encoding serine--tRNA ligase — translated: MIDPKLLRNNIEAVNLALAKRGVQLDVAEWASLESRRKEIQQKTENLQAERNAGAKQVGQIKKAGGDASEIMARMAAIGDEIKAAETALAELQAEIEQKSLSIPNLPDESVPAGKDESDNVEILKWGTPRQFDFEIKDHTDLGEMMGGLEFETATKLTGSRFSVLKGPLARLQRALTQFMLDTHTLKNGYTEAYVPYLVNAETLRGTGQLPKFEEDLFKLQGEKEYYLIPTAEVPVTNFVRDEIIDTERLPLKYAAHTPCFRSEAGSYGRDTRGLIRQHQFDKVEMVQIVKPETSMQALEELTGHAEGILQALGLPYRKILLCGGDMGFGATKTYDLEVWVPSQNTYREISSCSNMGDFQARRMKARYRVDAKKIELVHTLNGSGLAVGRTLLAVMENYQRADGSIEIPEVLRPYMGGATHIN